From Candidatus Omnitrophota bacterium:
ATTAACGGCACAACCGGTTATGAAGAAGCAGCCGCGCAGGGATTGGTTGCCGGAATTAATGCGGCTTTACGTTTAAAAAATAAGGAACCTCTAATTTTGGACCGCGCAAGCAGTTATATCGGCGTATTAATTGATGATTTAACTACTAGGGGGACTCTTGAGCCATACCGGATGTTTACCTCAAGAGTAGAATATCGTCTGGTTATCCGTGAAGATAATGCGGATTTGCGCCTGGGAAAAGTAGGTTTTGAGTTGGGGTTGGTGAAAAAAAATGTTTATCGTAAAATAAAAAAGAAAGCGGATGGCATTAAAGAAGGGATGGAATTTTTAAGAAAAACGCGGATTAATTGTCCTGTTGGCCATTCTGAGCCCGCCGCTTTAGGCGGCGAGGCGAAGAATCTAAGATTGGTAACCCTAGAAAAATTATTGAAGCGGCCGCAAATAACGATCAAAGATTTAAAGAAGATGCATAAATTAAAAACAGGTATACCCGAATCTGCTTGGCAACAGATTCAAATCGAGGTAAAATATGCTGGATTTATCCAGAGGCAACTTAAAGATGTAGAACGGTTTGAGCATCTAGAAAAAATTAAATTGCCGCAAGATTTTGATTATAGCAGTTTGTCTGGAATATCCCTGGAGATAAGAGAAAAACTGGCTAAATTTAAACCGCTTAACTTGGGGCAGGCGTCGCGTATTTCAGGAGTAACCCCGGCAGCCGTATCTCTTTTGATGGTTTATTTGCGAAAATGTAACAGCTTTCGGAATTCAGCGACGAGTGTCATTGCGAGCGACCGAAGGGAGCGAAGCAATCTTTAAAGATTGCTTCGTCGCTGTCGCTCCTCGCAATGACACGATTAATTTCGAAATTTTGATTGTTATAAGAAAAGGCAATGGATAAAGAAAAAAATTATATAGAGCTAGAGAAATTTTGTCTCGATGAAGGCATAGACCTTTTTGGAGTTGCTGATATAAGTAAGGTAAGGGAGGAATTTAAGCTTTCTCCTAAAATATCCCAGAATTTACAGAGCGCTATTTGTTTGGGAGTTATGCTTTCTGGAGCAGTATTATCTGAAATAGATATCGTGCCTACTAAATTATATTTTCATCATTACAAAATAGTCAATTCTTTTTTGGATCATATAGCATTAAGATTATGTAATATAATTCAGAAAAAGGGTTTTTTGGCTTTGGCTGTTCCTGCGACACAAATTATCGATTGGGAAAAAAATGTTGGGCATCTCTCGCATAGAAAATTAGGTGTTTTAGCAGGTTTAGGTTGGATCGGCAGGAATAATCTTCTGGTGAATGAAAAATTAGGCAGCCAATTCCGTATAGTTTCGGTATTGACCAATATTCCGCTAAAAATAGATGAATCAAACAAAAAAGACTGCGGTGAGTGTAGGCGTTGTGTTGAGGTATGCCCGTCAGGAGCGATTCAGGATAATCCTGCTGATTTTGATCATGTTAAATGCTTTGAAAAACTCAAAAGTTTTCAAAAACAGCGTCAAGCTGAACAGTTTGTCTGCGGAATATGTGTGAATGTTTGTAAAGGCAAGAGAAATTAACAGTAACAGCTTAGTTCTCGGAAGTATCCGTCGGTGTCATTGCGAGTCCGCCGAAGGCGGACGAAGCAATCTAATAAAAGATTGCTTCGTCGCTATCGCTCCTCGCAATGACACAGATAATTCCAAGGGCTGAGCTGAACAATTAAAAAATGAAAGAAAAAATATTAATTGTTGAAGACGAAAAAGATATTGTTAAGATGCTCAGGTATAATCTTGAAAAAGAAGGGTTTAAGGTTATTGATGCCAGAGATGGAGAGGATGCTCTAGATTTGGCTGTGCGCCAGCATCCGGATCTTATTTTGCTGGATTTAATGCTTCCGGGTATGGATGGTTTGGAGGTATGTAAGGCTTTAAAGAAGGAAAGTAAGACCGGTTCCATACCGATAATTATGCTTACTGCAAAAAGCCAGGAATCGGATAAAGTGGTAGGGCTAGAGCTGGGTGCCGATGATTATATTACTAAACCATTTAGCCCGCGCGAGCTGATTGCGCGCATTAAAGCGGTTTTACGCCGCGCAACTGAAAAAGAAAAGCTCCCTGAAATATTTCAAGTAGAAGATTTAAAAATAGATTTTGCCAAGATCTCCGTGAACGTTAAGGATAAACCGGTTGAGTTAACCTCAAAAGAGTTTGAGCTTTTAAAAACCCTGCTTAAAGCCAAAGGTAGAGTTTTATCACGTGATTATCTCTTGGACACTATCTGGGGTTTTGATCATGCCATGGAGATTCAAACACGCACAGTGGATGTGCATATCCGCACTTTACGTAAAAAATTAAAAAGTGCATCCAAGTATATTATAACAGTTAAGAATTACGGTTACCGTTTTGAAACCGAGGATTAAACTTGTTCAATTCCCACCTAAAAAAGAAGATCTTTGAGTTAGATTCTCAGCTAGAAACATTCAAAAAACGCATTAACATTCTAGAAAACGAGAACAACCGCATACATGCCATATTAAATAGCATGGTTGAAGGGGTAATCGCGGTAGATAGGGATACGCGTGTCCTTTGGCTTAATCCGACAGCTGAAGATATTTTTAATATCTCTCAGGGCAGTGCGCAAGGCAGGATTTTTCTGGAGGTGTTTCCTAATAATGATATTGCTGCGATTATAGCTTTGGTTTTAAAAAAAGGGGAACATATCTCTAAAGAGTTAACTCTTATTTGGCCGATGCAGAAAGTATTTCAGGTGAACGCTTCGCCCATCTTTGAATCTAAAGCAACAAGTGGCTGCCTTATGGTTATACATGATATTACCGAGATAAGGCGCCTGGAAAACATGCGCCGGGATTTTGTGGCCAATGTTTCACATGAATTAAAAACTCCTCTTACTTCTATAAAGGGCTTTGTGGAGACTCTTTTAGAGGGTGCCATCAACGATAAAGAGAATAGCGTTAACTTCCTAAAGATAATTAATGATCACGCTGATAGGCTTAGTACTTTGATTAATGATTTGCTTGATCTTTCGCATATCGAATCAAAGCAGATGCAATTAAGAAGGGATAAATTTGATTTGTTAGGGCTTATTAATGAAATTATATTGGGGTTTAATTCTCAGGCCAAAAAGAAAGAAATAGAAATTAATTATAAATTACCTCAAAGCTTAGAGATCATCGCTGATAAGAGCAAGATCGAACAGGTATTTACCAACTTAATTGATAATGCTATTAAATATAATAAAGAAAAAGGCTTTGTGAAGATTTATTCTGAAGAACCTGTAAACAAGATAAAGATTGTTATCGAGGACTCCGGCCCAGGAATACCTGCAAAAGATATCCTTCGTATTTTTGAGCGTTTCTATCGTGTAGATAAAGCCCGCTCGCGCCAGCTTGGAGGCACCGGGCTTGGGTTATCTATTGTTAAGCATATTATCGAGCTGCATGGCGGTAATGTTGGCGTTGAAAGTACTGAAGGAATAGGCTCGAAGTTTTGGTTTATACTTCCAAGGTAGTTTTCTTAGTGAGATCCTTCGTCGCTTCGGTCATATCTAGGGCTCTTCAGGATAAATGCGCCTCTAATTAAAATAATTGGCGCATTTAGTTTTACTTACATTTTACCTGCCTTTGAAGCGGATTTAACTACCTCCTTTTATACTATCTTTAGAGTTAAAAAGGAAGGAGGTGAAATGTTTAACGAGTTAGTGTTATTGGGGATATTCTGTATATTGACAGAATTTAAAATTAACAAGTTATTTAATAGGAGAGAATATGAAAAGGATAGTTTTGGTTGCGATAGGGGC
This genomic window contains:
- a CDS encoding 4Fe-4S double cluster binding domain-containing protein, encoding MDKEKNYIELEKFCLDEGIDLFGVADISKVREEFKLSPKISQNLQSAICLGVMLSGAVLSEIDIVPTKLYFHHYKIVNSFLDHIALRLCNIIQKKGFLALAVPATQIIDWEKNVGHLSHRKLGVLAGLGWIGRNNLLVNEKLGSQFRIVSVLTNIPLKIDESNKKDCGECRRCVEVCPSGAIQDNPADFDHVKCFEKLKSFQKQRQAEQFVCGICVNVCKGKRN
- a CDS encoding response regulator, which codes for MKEKILIVEDEKDIVKMLRYNLEKEGFKVIDARDGEDALDLAVRQHPDLILLDLMLPGMDGLEVCKALKKESKTGSIPIIMLTAKSQESDKVVGLELGADDYITKPFSPRELIARIKAVLRRATEKEKLPEIFQVEDLKIDFAKISVNVKDKPVELTSKEFELLKTLLKAKGRVLSRDYLLDTIWGFDHAMEIQTRTVDVHIRTLRKKLKSASKYIITVKNYGYRFETED
- a CDS encoding ATP-binding protein, with the protein product MFNSHLKKKIFELDSQLETFKKRINILENENNRIHAILNSMVEGVIAVDRDTRVLWLNPTAEDIFNISQGSAQGRIFLEVFPNNDIAAIIALVLKKGEHISKELTLIWPMQKVFQVNASPIFESKATSGCLMVIHDITEIRRLENMRRDFVANVSHELKTPLTSIKGFVETLLEGAINDKENSVNFLKIINDHADRLSTLINDLLDLSHIESKQMQLRRDKFDLLGLINEIILGFNSQAKKKEIEINYKLPQSLEIIADKSKIEQVFTNLIDNAIKYNKEKGFVKIYSEEPVNKIKIVIEDSGPGIPAKDILRIFERFYRVDKARSRQLGGTGLGLSIVKHIIELHGGNVGVESTEGIGSKFWFILPR